From the genome of Phaeodactylum tricornutum CCAP 1055/1 chromosome 13, whole genome shotgun sequence, one region includes:
- a CDS encoding predicted protein: MTQVRAAHLLIKHTGSRNPVSRRTGEQVTLSPEQARQELESYQHRIIAEGLDEAFPKYATSRSDCGSFSNQGDLGFFGPGQMQRPFEEAAFALQPGEMSGIVSSDSGVHLIYRIA, translated from the coding sequence ATGACGCAAGTCCGTGCAGCTCATCTTCTTATCAAGCACACTGGAAGTCGGAATCCCGTCTCCCGTCGCACCGGCGAGCAAGTTACGCTGTCACCAGAACAAGCTCGCCAAGAACTGGAATCGTACCAACATCGTATCATTGCTGAAGGATTGGACGAAGCCTTTCCCAAATACGCCACATCACGTTCTGATTGTGGTTCGTTCTCGAACCAAGGAGATCTAGGATTTTTTGGACCAGGGCAAATGCAGCGTCCTTTCGAAGAAGCAGCTTTCGCGTTGCAACCGGGTGAAATGAGCGGGATCGTTTCTTCCGATAGTGGTGTTCATCTTATCTACCGCATCGCTTAA
- a CDS encoding predicted protein, with amino-acid sequence MINSPIAANFEGNTKYESLPPRDCQGYDGDLGKNGRKLQHLGDNRQYWRDMILGVNDGIISTFLLVAGVAGGGLTSRDILLTSVSGALAGAVSMCAGEYIATKSQNEVIHGELALEKFHVERYRDEELDELGELLDLIGISKDQRTLRKLIHEHYGRNPEALLQIMSALEFGVIDKEERSPIRAGLFSCALFAIGSLPSVLPFACCGENPTMGLIVATGLTIVALMIVGAVKTWATRTNWVSAALENLIIAGFGGGLAYLVGILFDQLVKV; translated from the coding sequence ATGATTAATTCTCCCATCGCAGCAAACTTTGAGGGAAACACGAAATACGAGTCTCTTCCACCACGAGATTGTCAAGGCTACGACGGGGATCTCGGCAAGAATGGAAGGAAACTTCAACATCTCGGTGACAATCGACAGTACTGGCGAGACATGATTCTCGGTGTTAATGATGGTATCATTTCCACCTTTCTACTGGTAGCCGGTGTGGCCGGTGGTGGTCTGACATCTCGAGACATCTTGCTTACATCCGTTAGCGGTGCCCTCGCGGGGGCAGTCAGCATGTGTGCTGGTGAATACATTGCCACAAAATCACAAAACGAAGTTATTCATGGAGAGCTGGCTTTGGAAAAATTTCATGTAGAGAGGTATAGAGATGAAGAACTTGACGAACTGGGTGAACTCTTGGACTTGATCGGTATTTCAAAGGACCAACGAACGTTGCGCAAGCTGATTCACGAACACTACGGTCGCAATCCGGAAGCCCTGTTGCAAATCATGTCTGCTCTTGAATTTGGTGTTATAGATAAGGAAGAGCGTTCGCCGATACGCGCTGGTCTGTTTTCGTGTGCACTCTTTGCAATAGGATCCCTGCCTTCCGTTCTACCTTTCGCCTGCTGCGGTGAAAACCCGACAATGGGACTGATTGTTGCAACAGGTTTGACAATAGTAGCTCTCATGATTGTGGGTGCGGTCAAAACGTGGGCTACTCGAACGAATTGGGTATCCGCGGCGTTGGAAAATCTTATAATTGCAGGATTCGGGGGTGGTTTGGCCTACCTGGTGGGCATTTTATTCGACCAATTGGTAAAAGTGTAG
- a CDS encoding predicted protein, with protein sequence MSLTSTAEQLSDEELRKWLKPNVTEEDALKVLDASYVPSSGSQHRRILKQLDSYDDANFWVEINNVQYLLKFHNGVESQDYLRSLEGAAGDYHRHGHQSSVIHWQTTLMEILNQEGIRASIPRPPLSESYIDTDDHEDESSLQTGVGKWPDKNLVQVCVHELPVVSSERSPCNLVVRLLTWTSGRPLSALRAFPVETLAEAGRLLGRINRAFDKLTLVDSATKTVSDAFHRYDTSVLIPGKRYHQWDGKHTADLESFVQHIPDQKRRSLVESVLDAFQRDILDTGIDKKFRTGALHGDFNDANILVDEDLNATGVIDFGDSIISFSVGENDCDDGIQTPYLILSFLCMIRQSWRVLDISVAMAYATLSVYGKSKRMISAAAAILRGYNAVYPLTELERKHLVLLMCCRLACSVTLGAFSFQQNPENKYLLLHSEPAWEALELLWCSDPGRRFEISNAANSLFSQACLYKDSLQGVVDCSDIDLPDPTVPDYFSSVRALPMPTGHRQASKDDVND encoded by the exons ATGTCTCTCACAAGCACAGCGGAGCAACTTTCTGATGAAGAATTACGAAAGTGGTTGAAACCGAACGTaacggaagaagatgccTTGAAAGTGCTGGACGCCTCTTACGTTCCTTCCTCCGGCAGCCAGCACCGGCGGATACTGAAACAGCTCGATAGTTACGACGACGCCAATTTCTGGGTCGAAATAAACAACGTACAGTATCTTCTCAAGTTTCACAATGGGGTGGAATCCCAAGACTATTTGCGATCCCTGGAGGGGGCTGCTGGGGATTACCACAGGCATGGTCACCAATCTTCTGTCATTCACTGGCAAACCACTTTGATGGAAATTTTGAATCAAGAAGGAATACGCGCTTCGATACCCAGACCCCCACTATCGGAATCGTACATCGACACTGATGACCATGAAGACGAATCAAGTCTCCAAACCGGTGTTGGAAAATGGCCGGACAAGAATCTTGTCCAGGTGTGTGTGCATGAACTACCGGTAGTGTCTAGTGAACGTTCGCCGTGCAATCTTGTTGTGCGACTGTTGACGTGGACTTCGGGTAGGCCGCTGAGCGCACTGCGAGCTTTTCCCGTGGAGACCCTTGCCGAAGCTGGTCGACTTTTGGGACGTATCAATCGCGCCTTTGACAAACTGACACTAGTGGATTCGGCTACGAAGACCGTCTCGGATGCTTTCCATCGGTACGATACTTCCGTGTTGATCCCCGGGAAAAGGTATCATCAATGGGATGGCAAACACACGGCCGACTTGGAATCCTTTGTGCAGCATATTCCGGATCAGAAACGTAGAAGCCTCGTAGAGTCAGTTCTGGATGCCTTCCAGCGAGATATCCTGGATACTGGCATCGACAAGAAGTTTCGGACGGGGGCCTTACATGGGGATTTTAATGACGCCAACATTTTGGTAGACGAAGATCTAAATGCTACGGGTGTAATTGATTTTGGAGATTCCATAATAAG CTTCTCAGTTGGTGAGAATGATTGTGACGACGGCATTCAAACACCATATCTGATACTGTCCTTTCTTTGTATGATTCGTCAAAGCTGGCGAGTATTGGATATTTCCGTAGCTATGGCGTATGCGACATTGTCTGTGTACGGTAAATCTAAGCGTATGATTTCTGCCGCGGCTGCTATTCTTCGCGGTTACAATGCAGTTTATCCTTTGACCGAATTGGAACGCAAGCATTTGGTGCTACTAATGTGCTGCCGGCTCGCTTGCTCCGTAACACTCGGGGCGTTCTCGTTTCAACAGAATCCTGAGAACAAGTACTTGCTGCTTCATTCCGAGCCAGCATGGGAAGCTCTCGAATTGCTTTGGTGCTCCGATCCGGGCCGGCGGTTTGAAATATCCAATGCGGCAAACAGTCTTTTTTCTCAAGCTTGTCTTTACAAGGATTCTCTACAGGGCGTGGTGGATTGCTCCGATATTGATCTTCCTGATCCAACGGTCCCTGATTATTTCTCGTCAGTTCGTGCTCTCCCGATGCCAACAGGGCATCGACAAGCCAGCAAGGATGACGTAAACGACTGA
- a CDS encoding predicted protein: MQDNIIKESERILQSWTLQGRNYLVTGGAKGIGLATVKALLAHGAKTVLFCSRGFCLDLVTSLQEAYPQSSIVHISCDVSTSDGRENLIKAVGEHVMNLHGLVNNVGLNVRKPITEQTTEEYQSMMRTNVDSAYFLSKACLPLFDPIGATIVNISSAAGVQSSGTGIVYAMSKAALNQFTRTLACEWASRNIRVNAVTPWMTMTPMLEEAVQKNPTQLDKVKEWTPLHRLGRADEIANPIAFLCMPASSYITGQILGVDGGLTAQGFDGPCVTPED, from the coding sequence ATGCAGGACAATATCATAAAGGAGTCCGAGCGTATTTTACAGAGCTGGACTCTACAGGGGCGAAATTATTTAGTTACGGGTGGCGCGAAAGGCATCGGTCTCGCCACTGTCAAAGCCTTGCTCGCGCATGGGGCCAAGACGGTTCTGTTCTGCTCACGGGGATTTTGCCTGGACCTTGTTACGTCTCTGCAAGAAGCGTACCCACAGTCGTCTATTGTTCATATTTCATGCGACGTATCGACCTCAGACGGACGTGAAAATCTTATAAAGGCGGTCGGGGAGCATGTGATGAATTTGCACGGCCTCGTCAACAACGTCGGTCTGAACGTTCGAAAGCCTATAACAGAACAAACAACAGAAGAATATCAAAGTATGATGCGTACAAATGTCGACTCGGCGTATTTTTTGTCCAAGGCTTGCTTGCCATTGTTTGATCCAATCGGTGCCACGATTGTGAACATATCGTCTGCGGCCGGGGTACAGAGTTCGGGCACTGGAATCGTTTACGCCATGTCTAAGGCCGCGCTCAACCAGTTCACCAGGACGCTTGCCTGCGAGTGGGCTTCCCGAAATATTCGAGTTAATGCGGTTACACCGTGGATGACCATGACACCAATGCTAGAAGAAGCCGTGCAAAAGAATCCCACGCAACTCGACAAAGTAAAAGAATGGACTCCATTACATCGTTTGGGGCGAGCTGACGAGATCGCTAACCCTATCGCATTTCTCTGCATGCCCGCTTCGAGCTACATCACTGGACAGATCCTTGGTGTGGATGGTGGCTTGACTGCGCAAGGTTTTGACGGGCCGTGCGTAACTCCCGAAGACTAG
- a CDS encoding predicted protein, whose product MSGFGMAPFGANHISTTHTTSIDASTPWVAASDGNLPLLQTSLSALKLTVAAQDENGYTCLHAAASYSQLPIIEWLLTQDSSLLHQVDKDGDSALHYASTVEACQSLVTQSIDVQTRNHSGKTALEAKRAELDELIQDEDFEETDPEAVTLRRVVEYLASLSTISQ is encoded by the coding sequence aTGTCGGGGTTCGGAATGGCCCCTTTTGGCGCCAATCACATTTCGACAACTCACACTACCTCGATCGATGCATCGACTCCATGGGTGGCAGCTTCGGACGGAAATCTACCTCTCTTGCAAACATCATTGTCGGCTCTAAAGTTGACAGTCGCAGCACAAGACGAGAACGGCTACACATGCTTGCACGCGGCCGCTTCGTACTCTCAACTACCGATAATAGAATGGTTACTGACCCAAGACTCAAGTCTACTCCACCAggtcgacaaagacggcgaCTCGGCCTTGCATTACGCGTCGACAGTCGAGGCTTGTCAAAGCTTGGTGACACAAAGCATCGACGTTCAGACTAGGAACCATTCGGGGAAAACAGCCCTTGAAGCCAAGCGTGCAGAACTCGACGAACTCATTCAGGACGAGGACTTTGAAGAAACAGATCCCGAAGCCGTCACATTGCGCAGAGTTGTAGAATATCTGGCATCGCTCTCAACAATTTCACAATAG
- a CDS encoding predicted protein, which yields MSPFTPSFVSCRPVSPYGFQPISGDPQQDQRVMTPLQFSPTPMSPYGKISPSPSVMTEETSSLTFESNSRYSPATFRSNTPSSFRSVTPQSDQFIDSRGQRVTTPRPKTPNGRKSPFAKKEEDDAVRKTRIKTELCIHYANGRPCPFGASCTYAHGEEELQLTKLLDLHEAGLIDVGIFRTKPCLTWVATGSCPFGKRCTAIHDPRVGGSHSSWLPHTETQGNTMATDINVEALHQKRQHSILYGTPFGSHFSLENDSWSDLYKLVCHINYAKKGWIDKRRRMTVDPVTKLEVALLMRGEANWSFKFRPQHIIHDELCMVLQERAFRIDSQLLPVEIPQHSYTASNQSHIFVREIAFGPDEDPTVRTVGLWFNIDERDVLVCTSQQAKRFRWKRGVNIKDDTQQTGKSSAFETLDHFPMIRPHDRETFGFTTSLLKHRLRVVRAERICSMRGRFDALQKLEGDKQVLYKRFLNLAHCWKVWLWPINDGRASVDKHTPVPPVDGKYEFGRTASNLTRLNSKLEETSAPIWHTVNEIWESFVSADFENLHGKSSLFIIQVEERVLLNVRLTSSKRLRPFLQLAQGKPLSLDRRSPHILKHDRTTEENHPSHSQDQDRCWKSLLLTSGKSIENSEWELVEQHFKNSRSNKVLNIIQDKTA from the exons ATGAGCCCCTTCACACCTTCTTTTGTGAGCTGTCGTCCTGTTTCACCCTACGGCTTCCAGCCCATCTCCGGAGACCCGCAGCAAGACCAGCGCGTAATGACCCCGCTTCAATTCTCGCCAACACCGATGTCGCCGTACGGAAAAATATCTCCCAGTCCTTCCGTAATGACGGAGGAAACATCTTCCCTCACATTTGAAAGCAACAGCCGCTACAGCCCTGCAACTTTTCGCTCTAATACACCATCGTCGTTTCGATCAGTTACACCCCAGTCGGACCAGTTCATAGACAGTAGAGGCCAACGTGTCACCACACCACGCCCCAAAACTCCAAACGGCCGCAAGTCACcctttgccaaaaaagaagaagacgatgcgGTCCGAAAAACTCGTATTAAAACTGAGCTTTGCATACATTACGCGAATGGTAGACCGTGTCCTTTCGGAGCAAGTTGCACCTATGCACACGGTGAAGAGGAGCTTCAGTTGACTAAACTTCTGGATTTACACGAAGCTGGTCTGATTGATGTCGGGATCTTTCGTACAAAACCATGCTTGACTTGGGTTGCAACAGGATCGTG CCCGTTTGGAAAACGATGCACCGCCATACACGATCCTCGAGTGGGCGGATCCCATTCATCTTGGTTGCCTCATACCGAGACACAAGGCAACACAATGGCTACAGACATCAATGTGGAGGCTCTTCACCAGAAGCGTCAACATTCGATTTTGTATGGAACCCCGTTTGGGAGTCATTTTTCGCTGGAAAATGATTCTTGGAGTGACCTGTACAAGCTCGTATGTCATATCAACTATGCCAAAAAGGGATGGATTGACAAGCGTCGTCGTATGACTGTTGATCCAGTAACCAAGTTAGAAGTTGCTCTTCTTATGCGAGGCGAAGCCAACTGGAGTTTCAAGTTTCGACCACAACACATCATTCACGACGAACTTTGCATGGTTCTTCAGGAACGTGCCTTTCGAATAGACAGTCAACTACTACCTGTGGAAATTCCGCAGCACTCATATACCGCTAGCAATCAAAGCCACATATTTGTACGAGAGATCGCCTTCGGACCCGATGAAGATCCGACCGTACGAACGGTTGGTCTTTGGTTCAATATTGATGAGCGAGATGTCCTAGTGTGTACGTCTCAGCAAGCTAAGCGATTCCGTTGGAAGCGGGGCGTCAATATAAAGGACGACACTCAACAAACAGGGAAATCTTCCGCATTCGAGACCCTGGATCACTTCCCTATGATTCGCCCCCATGACAGGGAAACATTCGGCTTTACCACAAGTCTCTTAAAACACCGCCTTCGAGTCGTGCGCGCAGAACGTATATGCAGTATGAGAGGACGATTTGACGCCTTGCAGAAACTTGAGGGTGACAAGCAAGTTCTTTATAAGCGATTCTTGAATTTGGCACATTGCTGGAAGGTTTGGCTGTGGCCAATCAATGATGGAAGGGCCAGCGTTGACAAGCACACGCCAGTACCACCAGTAGATGGAAAGTACGAATTCGGTAGGACTGCATCGAACCTTACTAGACTGAACTCAAAGCTTGAAGAAACCAGTGCTCCAATATGGCATACTGTGAACGAAATTTGGGAGTCCTTCGTATCTGCAGACTTTGAAAACCTTCAC GGGAAATCATCCCTTTTCATCATACAGGTTGAAGAACGTGTATTGCTCAACGTTCGACTTACATCAAGCAAGCGTCTACGACCGTTTCTGCAGCTTGCGCAAGGCAAACCCCTGTCCCTGGACAGGCGCTCGCCGCATATCCTGAAACACGATAGGACCACCGAAGAAAACCATCCTTCGCATTCTCAAGATCAGGATCGTTGCTGGAAGTCGCTGTTGCTGACTTCTGGAAAATCCATAGAAAACAGTGAATGGGAACTGGTTGAACAGCATTTCAAGAACTCTCGAAGCAATAAGGTTCTAAACATCATCCAAGATAAAACTGCATGA